The genomic segment AAATCATGTTGACTACAGTCTATTTACCAATACAAGCAAAGATGatggactttaaaaaaaaagaagaaaagaaacaaccacagaaacagcagcaaTCACTTTTTGAATATGAgggtttaaaaagcaaaaacaaacaaacaaaaaacaacagagcATAAGTGTCTACCAAAGCGCTGGAATTTACTCTCTAATTTCCTGTTTCGATTAAGCATAAATAGTGGCAGTGCAGCAGTGCAGCTGTTACTGAGTGATTTTAAGGATCTTTTCAAATTAATatctaaaaaaaatttttttttaaaatatcctcCAGCTTAAGGGGTTACTTAAAAGTACAAAATTATTGCCAGCCAAAGAAGCAGTTATAACAAACAACATCTTCTCACTGcaatcatattattattattattattattattattattattatcattattattaatccAGGTAATTTGGGCTACTTCTTAGTTTTAATGACACAGTAAGGATCACATCTATCCGTTTACACTTGTATTATACTTTTACATGTTAAGTGCTCTGCacatggatgtgtgtgtgactttttTATATATCTTTGAAAAGTTGTGACTGTCACTTAAATGGGAGTATAAGGGTTTCATATTTTCCTCTGAAATGCAGTGAAGTAGTCTAAACAcgacataaaacatatttaaggtcagtagttttaaaaatgtgtttggacAAGTCAAGACAAAACCACACATGCTGCCTCAGTCAGTTTCAGTTTTCCTTTGAGTGCTGTTCAGTATTTTTGGTGTTAGGGTGATGACTATCATCACAGTTTGGATCTGCTTCATGAAACTATGAATACGTGTTtgctaaaacaaaaaagggaagGTATAAAATGTTATCTTGATGTAGCTTTACACTAGTGTAAAACTAGTACTCCTTTCAGGTTTGGGGTACTTCTTCATTTCTGAAGGGCAGGGGTACATCCAGAGGGGGCAGCATGACTGAATCTTACTGATACCCCCCTCCCACCAATGCAATCAGACTAGAATACTGTAAAACCCACAGCGTGCACTGGATGACAGCATGCACACAGTTAGTACTATTACTCAAATACTTTACTAAAGTACTGTTTTGCAgatctactttattttatttatttatttattttagtcacttggatgagtgacgaaatgttttcCCACTGAATACGCGAATTGTAACAACATCAGTATGGTGTATCCACAATTTTCttcactttattcatttctGATAAATATTTTCTGTGGGAAGGTTGTTGTTCCTGTTCAGGAATTTTGGGGGAGCAAAGAGGTGACATCTTCTCCATTATTATATCTTTACATTCACGCAGCTGTAATGGGAAGAATTCGGTGGTTTCCAAAGATagttttaaaaatcacaaatatTTCGTATCTTTACACTTGACTTTGTTTTctgcttctccttcttcttcttttagcgATTAAacgtttttaattttaatacatTAGCAACTTTAGCAGAAAGCTAAACAAAGCATCTGCTTTGTTGTTTGCTTTGTGACACAGGCATTGAAGATGACGGGGTGTGTGCTGCACTGTGTGGTGTTTGAATTGTCAAGGTTACAGACAAGAGGATCATTGTGTCAATACCAGACCCCCCACCCTGCCTTAACCCACCTCTCCCGCTCACACTCACATTTGCATTTCTATGCTTGTGAGTACTTTCTCTTACAGTACACATTCCCATCCCTCCCCTGAAACCACACAGGGCCCTGGGGGAGCAGGTACTACCAGATTAAATGTCCTTAAAAAGCCCCAATACAAAAGGACTTACAAGAATAAACATTAAAACTCAAAGTTATtacagttttattattattacagggATTTTTTCCCCAAGTTTCTGAGTTTTTCTATTTTCAATCCAGTTTAGTTTGAGTTAGATTTCAGAGTTGGTctttttgtttagtttagtttttagtaATTTGACTcttaattttaattttgtaaattaattattataattttaagAGTATTTGATAGGGGCATGTTTTTCAGAAGTTCTGAATAGATGTTGCAATACAAACAGCACTTCCCAAAGGATGTTGATTCAGTGTGTTAGACATCCCGAGGCTCGGTAGACTGTAATAACACGGTAATAACATTGTTCCAGATGGTTTTTCCCCCTCAAAAAAATCTCTAGCTTTGATTTTACTTCCTTTaactaaaatgttattttatttttttaaccacagtTTCATTGAACTATAATGACTTTGGTGAATGCTGACTTAAATGTCTGAATGACTTAAATTTAAACTTACaagaataaacaacaaaaaactgatgCTAGtgttgtgacatcatcagtaaTGCTGTCACGCCCGACACCAGTTCACCGACCACTTCATTAGGCACACCTTTTTAAGGCAAATGTCTAATCAGCCACATGACAGTAATTCAGTTTATTGAGCCACATAGACACggtcaagacgacctgctgatGTTCAAACGGAGCATCAGAACGGGGAACAACGGTGATTAAAGTGACTTTGGATGTGGCGACAGAAACTTTTGATCTCCTGGGATTTTCCCTTAAAACCATCCCTggaatttaaaaagagaaaatatccaatgagcagcagttctctgggagaaGATGCCTCATTGATGCCAGAGCTTGGAGGTGAAtgacaggaaggcaacagtaccTCCATTAACCACTTGTTCCAACCAAGACATGCAGAAGGAGACAGGAGACGCTGCTGTCAGCTAAGATCACCAAGAATTAAAACAGCTCTAAAGGCGAGGGGTCCCGCACAAGCagggtgtacctaataaagtgactggTGTAAAACCTAAAAAGTATTCTaatctgaaataaatgaaagattTTCATTTCCCAGAAATGAAAAGTTCCGTTTAAACTTATTCATGTCTTTGGCGCCCCCTACTGGTGTGACAGGAAATAACTGGTACTGACTTTAGTGAAATCAAACCTTAAAAATCTGTCGATCTGCGCAATTGTTCATCCTGAATCTCCAAATGCGAACACACCCCCAAACTGTCCGCTCTTCGCCACACGTTAAACAAACGGGACTTCTTCTGCACCGACCTTAAATCACTGATTTCCTGAGCAGATCCCTCTGCGCTTCTCTTTTATTATGTGCATATAAAGGAGAACATGGCCAACGATTCATCGCCAACATCCTCTTTAAGCGCAGAAACCACCGACATCCACAAAGACACGCCCAAGTTTTCAAAAGTctgaggagttggaggagggaGATGGTTGCACGTTAAGCCGCGCAGCATCCAACCAAAACTAAACGGAGACTTTTTCGCCCCCAAGCATCAGAGGAGGAGATCGTGACTGCTGTGGAAACAAGAGGCTGAATATAAACACCATCTACACCTACATCATGTCGTGTTTGCTGCAGCTTTAGCAGTGAAAACATCCGCTTCCCTGTCTGATAAACAGCTCTCCTCGGCTGCTCGGTCTGCTCACCGTTTTCCTGCCGTCTCTCCATTTTTCCTCTGCGTGGGCTTTTTACACAGCAAAAGCAGACACGAAGCTCATCCCGGCACTTACAAACGGACCGTCGGCTCCCTGCACGCAGGGTCGCCTTGTTTCGAAATCTTCTCCATGCTTTTTCCGGGGAGGGACTTCCAGTTCATACAGATCAGCGGCGGGTCTATCATATGATCACATCGAGCTCCATAACGCGCTGGCATTTTGAATGAAACACGTCAATAAACGCTGTTATTCACTCAAATAAACGagtatcttaaaaaaaaaaagaaaaaaaagaaagtatgtgtatgtttgaagtgtgaaatatgtaaaaactgaaatatttttagTGATGTAGATGTTTATCTTTCAAATAATATCTAAAATCCGAACATATACATTCATCCAATGTTAAATTAAAGAATCGATAcacttcattattttatttcaaaatagcttataaataataattttaagtgAACAAAATAACACTTTTAAGTATCTAAAATCCAGTCATATCATCATATCCAatgcttaatttaaaaaatgaattgaattatcATTTTTGAATAACTTCTTTTAAATAATCATCTTAAATGAACAAGATAAtaagacatttttaatatttaacatccAATCATATCCAATTTGccatatatttaataaaaataatattatttttaaataaaatattttaaataaaaattttcAGTGAACAAAATGAGAGACATTTATCTTTTAAAAGCATCAAAATAATATCTAAAATCCAATCTATCCATTCATTTACtaattaataacaaaaataaatacatataaaataacaagcagctggatagcgtagtTGTAAGACTGCAGACCTTTGGAGCAGGAGTtgcaagttcgattcctgcctcCCGGtagtatccagtaagggtcctgggTAGACCCCCCCCATGCTAAAACCAAGCCCTGAGATGGTGCGGCCATGTCTGCAGCCTGTCCGTTTGGacacaagcatttcactgcatgttgtactcTGTATGATTGTGTATGTGACGAATAAAGCTTGGTTGTTGTTAAGTACTTCACCTTCAGGGAGAAATTTAAATGTATACAAGGTGAATCCTCAggattttcattttattacaaGTTATGAAATTGAAATTGTGACCCACCCCATTCTTGTTACAATGGCAGAAAGAAGCCTCCGTACGAATCCATTATTCTGACTTTGTTAGAAAAACCAATAATTCCTGAGTCTCCACTTCTTTGCACAGCAACCTCATGTTTACTTTAATCAGTAGCTCAGGCTGCCAGAACATTTCTAAAACATGTGCTGTGCCTAACTGTATTAATGAACTGATATTAGACACCTGTAGCCTAGTAAATAAATCCCGATCACACTTACTTCACAGGAAACGTTAAACGTCTGAAGTCTAAATGTTTTTCAGCTGAATCTGTTTCAGTTTGGTGTCTGTAAATTtggtccatgtttttttttttttccttcccgtCATTCTGACAGAAGTTAATCTTGGCTTCATCCGTCTCGTGATTTATCCATTTTCAGCTCTGTGTGGGTTCTTTTATGCGTTTTCTGGTAAAGTCTTATCTGTCCTTCCTGCTCTCGAGTGTAAACAGTGGTTTGGAGCTTAATGTAAATCCTCTGTTTACACACATGAAAGCGCTTCTTGATTGTAGACCTTGAAAATTATAcaactaaccctaaccctgacaGCGGTCTCGACTTCATCGATAAAGCACCTTTCTACTCTACTTGTTtacccaaagcactttatacagcaCGTGTCATTCACAGGCTCTGtgactggagcagccagagattgaaccaccaaccttcctatttaaaatcaaaaactcAAGACCACTGAAATATATATAGTTTATTTACAAGAAGACATAGGTTTATATTTTATACAATATACTTTTTTCAGGAAGGCACTTAATCAAACAGTCGATGCAACTGCCAACAGGGGTAAGGAAGTTTCAGCTGGGTAAAAGGCACAATTTAAAACGTGAGGCAAAGACACACGAAGGACAAACACACCAACAAGACACGTCGACGCTTTGAACGACAGACAGAAatgacttttttccccctgacatacgattaaaaaaataatgagagGGTAGGAAAGTTAatgtaaaactaattataaaTGATCAATAAAGCTTCAACAGGTGTACTAAAAGAAGAATCAGAAAGATGAGAGTAGCTATAAGCCGAAAAACAACATATTTTTGTAAACAGCTAAACAAAACAGGGACATTAAAACTATTTTCTCAAATGtccaccaaaaaacaaaaaatctttaGCTGAACGGTGCTGGTGAAATCAGACCATTAAAGGACAGCGCAAGAGCACATAGGCCCAATCAAATCTACTCATAATTATAGACAGATTGAAGATGAAAACATGGGAACATCTGATTTAAAGCTATAGAGAAACAGCTGATCAAGTTAGTGTGAAGAGACGACCTTTTCGGACACTTCATTTACACTTCAGTGGTTAACCGActatttaaaaatatcgatCCTACTGCATAGCAGAGTGTGGGGAAACAGGAGATTgtaaaaatatacacattttaaagtttgttcTTCCAGAGTGTGCTGGTCAGAGGGAGTGAGAGTAAGTGCAGCAAATGAGTCTCCTAACAGTTCCCCTCttactttcttttttgaaaaattataAATCTTTCGCCACAATCGTCCTGTCCGTGGAATGTTTGGAACCTGAGTGTCTGCACGTTTTCTTACAGCTCAACTAAACTGCACCCATCCTGACTTGACAGCATCTGTACTGGAGCTGTGGATGAGAGGGGTGGGGTAAAGGATGGGAGattgatgaacacacacacagaaataaaataaagaaaatcaaacaaagatggatggatgtaacGCTGAGGCACACAGAGGTGTAGGTGACGTCTTACTTGGAACCCGCGGATGTGAAATCTCCCCACACGTCGGAGCTGGGCTGGGGTGCAGGAACGGGCGAGCCGAAGTCTAGAAGAGGATCTGGATTTGGAGACAAAAAGAAATCCGTGTCAGTGCACGCATCGTTACGGTTAGCACGCATTTGTGTAAAAAGCTGCTGCGGTTGAGAAGCATCGTGATCACCGGTGTTCGCCTGTGCAAGTGGGACTGTTTGTGCTCCTCCCGGAGGTGGCAGGATACCTCCAGCCTTTGCTCCAGGTGGAGGCGGGAGCAGGCCACCCGCCATGGGCCGTGGTTTGGCACCACCTGCGTCCTTCTTCTTGATGTTCTGTAACAGAGAGTCATGTTTTTAAGTATTTGACATCTTAGGCACTCAGTTGTGCAAGGTTCAAACTTTGATTAACCAAAGTAGTAAAACCGTTTTATCTGTTTGGTAACACAGGAGTCTGTGAGGTACAACAAGTACTATTTTTCTTAAAAGACACAGAGTTAAATAATCTATTTTatgatttttcatttaattgAGCAGCTTTGATTCCTAAAGACTGGAAATAATCTAGAAACTAATCTGAAATCTGACATTCGCTGAATGTGTGAGACAAAAATGTGACAGTGCAGAATAGCCAGCTTTCTCAAGAACCGCTCATGCAAACATGACTTACTGACaaaagaaaaacctaaaaagTAGTGTGCACTTGTCCTGCTACCTTAATCTGGGCTGACAGTCAGAGTGGTGACTTTTTCCCCTACAGTGCTTTAAAAGCCTGTTTGAATGCTGAGGTTTGGTTTTATAATTAGCTGAGGTTTGATACTCATTTATGTTAATgaatttaactttttaaaatcccCGGGAAACCTGTCGTGTCATCATCCAATCTGTAATGTTCCGCTGTGTGCTCACCCCAATGCTGATTTTGATGGTCTGTCCCTCTTTGAAGCTCAGGTCCAGTTTAGGTGCTGCGCTCTGAGAAGCTTCCAGTTTTGCGAGCTCACCTTCTTGTTTCACCCATCTTTAAAAATCGAAAGCAGAATAattattattgctaaatcaATCTGGTTATTgatacacataaacaaaaattAGACTAGAAGTTAAGATGCTTCTAGTTACATTTGAACCCTTTCATTGAAAAAGGGTTAAAATGTCAGACATGTCAGAAAGCCTCTTCCCTTTAAAAAGAACTTAGTAACACAGCTTGGGTTTGTAAAGTTGCATCTAAACAAACCCCAAGACCTCTGGAACAATGTCTGCTGGAGCTGTGTggcaaaacccccaaaaacaacAGATCAAACACCTCAGTTGAACTGTGAAGCACGGCAGTAGAGGGGTGATGATGTGGGAACTCCTCTGAATACCAAAACTTTCTAGACTCAAATAAACCTAAAGCTTGGCCCAAACTggataataaaattaaaataaaaagcataacATAATAGACGGCGACTTACTTAAAATGGTCTTGTAAAGCGACATTAAAGTCAAATGAGTCTCCACGATCAGCAAAACCCAGACCAATAAAAGCATGACGTCCtttaagggggggggggagataTTTATACAGTTAGTTCACACGGGTTCAACCTTACATCTATAAATCACAACACACATACTACAGGGCACACAGTTTACAGGAAACTGGGACTATGAGATTACAAAAGTTAAGTTGTACAAAACAAATACTGAGATTAAGTCAAGCTCAACAAAATGTGGAGCATGCCCTTAATGAAACAAAAGATGCCGTTCCAAATACTTTGTCTTACCGTTGCCATCCTCTATCCGGATCACAAAATACCTGCTGGAGTCTGTTACTGCTTCCACGACACAACCTGGATACTGTTCGACTGGAGCTTGTGCAAACAGCTCTCCTGCAAAGAGCAAATTTACACCAAACAAAGCCccagggtttttttctgttaccAACAAGGTGTCAAGTTGAGATGACTGAATAAGACAAAAGAAGACAGCAAGGTTTCTGAAAAGGAGCTTTGATAACCCTGTAACAATATGTCATGCTGTAATGTAAAAGGTTGACCTGGTAACAATCACTGAAActgcaaaatgttttaatgtattCCCAAAACCCTTTAAACTATTTTTGCTGGATGTAATTTGTGGTTCTATACGTGCAGCTTTATATCTCAGTGCCCAACAAAGACAAAGTTAATCTAAGTAAAATAGTTCAAAGACACAAGCTAGTTCTGAATAACAGGACCTACTTCTTTGCATTTTTGACACTCATTGGCTACAGGTCGCAAAGCAACCGTGATAGTCAGTAACATCTGTTCACACAGCTATGGTCAGAAGGTTGCACACACATTCATTGTGGCCATGAACGTCACAGTAATTATGGCTTTTAATGGTTTATTTGACTTGTTCCATTTCCAGGGGGTAATGATTGTACAACATAGACCTTTATAGACTCATTGTATTGACCAATACTCAGAATAATGGGAAAGTCCAAAGAACTCAGCAAAGATGTGAGGATTCTAAATTTACACACATT from the Oreochromis aureus strain Israel breed Guangdong linkage group 5, ZZ_aureus, whole genome shotgun sequence genome contains:
- the necap2 gene encoding adaptin ear-binding coat-associated protein 2, with product MAEDNSYESMLCVKPEVHVYRIPPRASNRGYRAADWKLDEPAWSGRMKITAKGKMAYIKLEDKNTGELFAQAPVEQYPGCVVEAVTDSSRYFVIRIEDGNGRHAFIGLGFADRGDSFDFNVALQDHFKWVKQEGELAKLEASQSAAPKLDLSFKEGQTIKISIGNIKKKDAGGAKPRPMAGGLLPPPPGAKAGGILPPPGGAQTVPLAQANTDPLLDFGSPVPAPQPSSDVWGDFTSAGSNSSTDAVKSGWVQFS